The sequence CACCAGCAAtgtttttaaatcaaataatacaTTAAATAATGCAAATAATAAACTCAAACATATTTATGAATGCCCACTGTAATTAACATAAATTAACTTCCCAAATTTCCATCATGCAATGTTTAACATCCTAACACAATCGCAAGTAGTTTAAGGCCTCAGCCCAAATAGTACAACAATCCAAAACGGGGTTCATACCTGTTTCGACAGAACACATTTAAACAACCCTCTCTTAGTCAAATTGGAATATGCACAAATATTATATCATGCATCGGTTTCAACCGAGTTTCAAGACTAACGACAAAGTCAGAAccagaaataaaatttagtatgcggctgcacctaggtAAGACCCTGGGCTACCTACATACCCCTTGTGAGGGATCAAGCTACATGTAGTTCTTAGGCCAATTATCATGGTTCAGATAATATTCgcttatttaaaaataatgcCGACGATTAAATTGAGATTCAAAtacaacatcaaattcaaaaaggcATCCACTGAACACTTTAatagttcttttcttttaatatgttcATCCTTTCAACCATACCCTATATATCCAAGGCGTATGTTGCCGATCAACACTTTCCAAACCATGCCAAATATTAATACTCGTGCAGAGTACCCACAAAGCACAATCTCAAGAGTCTTAATCTGGAAACAAATCCACATATACCTATGTAATAAGTttgtctttatatatatatatatatatatatatataaatacaccCCCCTCTCGCCATCATCATGTACTaggggaaaacaatccaatcttggattgtttgactagacTACATGGAGGAATCCTCAACAACTATGTGGCCAGGGATGAGCCGTCCAACCGGGGACTAACTCTTCCAACACGCACAACCGAATCCTCAAGACTCATACGCCTGTGACAAGTCCTACACGCGCAGACTACCAAGTCAAGGGTCTACATATCCACGTATTCATATCCATGTATCCATTTCCATGTATCCAAGTATCCATATCCATTGTTTCCAAGTATCAGTATCCAAGGGGAGGTACATATGATAATGCACATCATGTACCggggaaaacaatccaacagGGGATCGTTTGACTAGTCCACATGGAAGAATCCTCAATTGACCATGTGgctagggaacgagccgtccaactggGGGACTAACTCTCAGCCAACATGTATAGCCAAATGCTCAAGACTCATGTGCTTGTGACAAGTCCTACACGCGCAGACTACCCAGCTAAGGCTCTACGGAACACCTCGTCAAGGGTGCCCGGGTTCCGACATATCCAAACAATATCACAATTTCCAAGTATCCAACAATTCCAGAATCCGTAACCAAGGAAGCCCAAGCGCCGGAAAATCCAATGCCATGTGTGGGTATGTTGACCAGGGAAGGTACATATGATGGTGGAGTTCGTAACCCTTataacaatattttaaaaataatagtcCCTTCTTTAATTCAATTGTTCCAAATATCTATTCATAGTATAGACAATAAACTCTCAACCATATAATCCATATCCAGGGAGGTACATAAGGTAGTGCTAATAGCACTCAAACTATGATAAACCACAACCGAATCCACATTTCATAAACCCTTTCGAACAACCCGATGTACAACACACACATATCCAAGTATACATGACCACACTAAAAAATAGAACGAACTCATTCGAAATAATCACCTCCTGCAAATATACGCAAATAATTCCAATACTTTATCAAAGGACTCAATAAGCATATTTTTTTCTATCCttgaaaataatgaattaTTATTTGACATCAAAGTCCGCTCACTAATAATCATAGCCGAGCCCAAGGCTCACTTTCATAACTTACCCAAATCAATTAACCCATACTCATCTATTccataatttcaattattaaaataatatccaAGAATTTTCATACGATAATAAAAACAATCTTAAAATCCCAACATAGTCAACATAACTCAAATAACGGTCAAGACTCATTAATAAGGTCGCTCTAGTACTCCTCGAAGGATGAAACTACCTTGGAAGACTTACGGTCAACCGAggggtcaaactacccaaaCTTGGTCAACTAGGTTCGCTGGACCCACGACCTCCGTTTTACAATCCGAAAATTCCTATGAGTTCCGCAAGGTTTAGAATacttgtcctgcaagtttggctTGAACCGGACGGTCAGGACTTATACCTACAAGATCAGGAAATTGAGTGaagcaacttttgttcttgtgcctaccccaaaaagtggccggaagtggccggaatcgagggccgaaaatcggccaaattTCCATCGCTTATTTGACAACTCAAACACATAAATTGATCCTaaataatacaaatagtaGCTAGAACACATCGAGAGGATGGAAAAGCATACCTGGATTGCAAGATTTGGTAGCCGAAAACGTCTGAAACGATCGAAGGAAAAACGGGTCAAAATCAGCTGGATTTCTGATTTTCCGGCTACATCGCTGGCGGCTAGCGTCGGTGAAGGAGTGGGGTAGGACGGGGGAGGCTGGCCGATTATTTTGGGACCGGTCCCAGCTCTGATGATGGCCTGTGGCGGAGGAAAAATCGCCATTGCTGTAACAGTCGCCCGGGGGGGTGGGTTTGGTTCACgacggggagagagagagtgttttcagattttattAAATCCACTTTGATAtatttacgattttgccactGAACTTGTTTTTAtcgtaactttttcgttacaactcctaTTTAAGCCCACtacatcaacaaaaaaaaatttcgtaacTTCTTCATtagaattttaaataaaatttaatgaagAGGGGGCTAAGCAACAGCAGCACAGACTAGTCGATCTAGCAACCCCTAAAGCTTTAAAATTTAAGATTACACCAAAAGATGATTTAATTGGTTTTAACTTCTGTCCTTGTTGGTATTATAAACATGGTGCTAGATTTGGAttgcaaatttatttatttattttctggttttgaacgtatttatttatttattttctggtTCGCGATGGGGAGAGAGACAGtgttttcagattttattAAACccacttcgaaatatttacggttttgccactgaacttgttttgattataacttcttcgttacaactccgattcgagcccactacatgtctacggactcatctcggTACGATCTACATAATGGTGTCAGTCATTTCCCCCCTGAAACCTTTTGgattaaaaagtgaccaaattACCCCTATCTCAGGgacaaaattataatttcaatattaactaattaaattaaatttattaaatttattaaattttttgggtcGGGATGCACCTACTAGGTGTAATGTTTAGGTTATCAATAAAATTCACTCGTACCGTCgagttttctttcttcttattaGGTTTTGTACGTAAGATAAATTTAGCCCATCTCAATTGAGTCCGTCCCTGATAGCAATTGTCtacttatttataaatatttacgTACAAACATGAAGAATAGACCACACATATTTACTTAGATTTAACCACAAGTTTGAAACAATTTGGACATGTTTGTTATGGTAGGGAGAAGATAAGCATTATATGtctaaatgaagaaaagaataacCTAATTCAAAGTCAACTGTTGCTGTAATACACGTTTCCCTGCTTGTTGTTTGAGTTTTGTTCCGCTTGTAATTTGAGGCCCGTTTACAATTACAAAAGTCAATGTTATACAGAATTTGCACGCTTAATCTTTACACATAATAAAGTCTTGAACAAAATGTTCGGGAATATATACCGGcaataaaaaagatttaatTATGGAAAAGGGTTTGTAGCTTAACTGATTATGAGTATTTAGTCACGTATTTAAAGTCCCACATTCAATTCGCTCTTCCtctaatatcgcttgtataaataaatacaaataataataaattatcatGTCAAAGTTAGTACTAATGTTACCTTGGCCTTGTTACATAGTACTAATGTTACCTTGGCCTTGTTACAAGATATACGGCAATACAAGGTGAATTGTTCCATACATTAGAATGCAGCTTTAAGATCCCTCTAACCTTCTTCTTCAAATGGGCTGTACAGTCTCCTTGCATAACCATGCAAAGCTTTGACACTGCTCCAACTAACAGCATCTCCTGAAGAACTTCATGTGTCGCTGAGAACATCGCGATCAATGAAAGTATATGGACCGCTCGATCATCTGTTGCTGGTGAAACCCTAAGAATTCTTTTAGACACTAAAGCAATACCACCAGCGTGCTTTAGAAGCTGTGCTCTCCCATCAGCGCAGCCACACAAATTGGCCAAGAGATTGAAGATCAGCTCGGTGATGTGCCTTTCGGGTCTTGCTAGTTCGAGCTCGATGAGCTGGAACATTGCACCGGATTCAACCATCTTCATTCGATTTCTCCCCAACAGGCATGCTTCTATTAGAACATGCAGTGCAGATTTGAGAGCTTCTTGGCAGATCTTCTCTTTAGATACCATTACAATATTCTTGAAAAATTCAAGATTCAACCGCTCGAGCTGACTTGCAGTTATGACTTCCATTGCCATTTTCATTACTAGTATCGCTTCGCTTTTCATGAGGATCGCATGGTTATCCATCTCAGGATCACACCCTAAAACCCATGTCAAAGATTCAAGAAAGTCATTGCTTCCATTGACAATAAGCTTAACTTCATGATCATCATCCACACTCCAAACATGGTGCAAAATTCTCAAAGCTTCTAGAACACCATTTCTTTGAGCACCTTCCTTGTAACATCTTACAATGAACAAAACCATAGCTTTGGCAACACCTGCTTCACCCATGGACCTCCTGTTCCTTTGAGCATTCTCTAATGCAAGGGcttccaattttttcaatGCGTTGGCCTGCAAATGAGAAACCCCAAGATCCTGGACAAGTCCAGAGACATAGATCTTGTTCAGGGTAAGTTTGGGAGTTGGGATCAAACCTACACCATTGGTTGCATTTTCTTTGCACCATTGCTGGATCAGCCTGCGGAGCGTGTGATTAGGCGTCAAGGCGTTGTCTCTTGGCAAGGCCTGCTTTGTGACCGGGCACGACATGTCGTGTGTTGTTGATAACCACTGCTCGATGCTTTCGCGGTCGTAGGTGATGCCGGTCAACACCGTTACTGGGTCTTTCATGATCTGAAGAGATATGGGACATATGAAATACTCAGGTATCTGAATTTCCTCCATTGAAATTAGGGTAAGTCGAAGACTTCTTTCCAAATGTAAAATTCCCTGGTTggctttttatataaaaactttTGTGTTGTGGTAAGAGAAAGCGGGCTTGTTTTAATTGGTGAAGATAAGTTTGAAAACAATGTCAGTACGCAACTGAAAATTGTTATCAATTTGGTAATATTATTCAAATGTCGGCTTTGGCAGTCAAACTTTCCTATTCTGATTGGGTTGGTCAACCCACGATGAATTTATAAATCACATTTACTTTAACTTTCTTCTAGTTATCCACCAAAGACTTCCACTTGTTGCAGCTGAAGTCGTATTCCATGAGGGCATGGCGGGCCCCATTTAGTGGAGTGGACCATGCAGACGACCTTGTGGAAAGTTTCATGAGATTGAAGAAATGAAGACGGCAAAATTTGTGGGCGGCACTTGGCACTGTAGATGTCAGAAGAAATAAGGAAATTACGAAAAGTCATTTGCAATGCAGTTTCGAGAGTTCCTCTATATATGAATTCCAACTTATGTTTGAAGTAAGTGGACTTGAATTaccagaaaagaaacaaaacaaaaaaaaagtgattCACACGTCTGACATGTAGTaataggggtgggcacggttcggtttggaccgatttttgcctcaaattagaaccgatccgatactattcatgcggtttggttcggttcgattttaattaaaaaaattcaaaaactgtccggttcggtttgaaccgaTTTtggtccggttccggttccggttcggttttgaaccggattataaaaattatttttaaaaattgttttgtaatacaattctcaactgaaatattatttttttacttgaaaattaacaaattattcaatttcatataataaataaatattaaagtgagaaaagagagatattttgacattgaacttggataaatattaggttttttttagtgaaattaaaaatatagcattaaatataaaaatatattgaaattatatatttttttagtttcaccggttcggttcggcccggttcggtttttgaagacatggaaccggatccgaatccggtccaaatcggtccggttcggtttttgaccagtttttgactttttggtcaactcgatttttttccggtttgattcggtgtggttcggctcggatttccaGTTTGtcggtttgagtgcccacccctatgTAGTAAGATTATAcatataattcaaaatttgatcaTTGCAAGATTacttattcttttttgttgtcaaGTTTTCAAGGTTTGAAAAGTTAACTTGTGACGAATTATATATAGTTTTCAAACCTTGTAACAAGATAATAATTACCATATGTCATTATGAGACaagttaattttataatatataaccATCCCTGTTTTTTCTCCAAAGCAAATGTGCATCATTCACATTAGAACAATAGCGATTCACATGATTCACATCGTGTGAAAAGTTAATATATCTCAATTAGAgttaatatatacatacatacacaaAGGTGGAGCCAATAAAGGCCAACAAGAGTTAGCTAACCCTTCTGAAGTTCCGTAAATAACCCTGCATTCGTTAATATTTACCCTttgtatataatttattattaaatatggCCATTctgaattttcctttttttaataacttaaGAATTACTAACCTAAAAGCTAAAGCAGCCCCTTTGCACCACTTAAATTAAAACTTTTCTATTTCAAGTCTTCCTTTGCGTCAGTcattcactttttttttttcctccgaCTCTAATTAAAGTTAGTTCTCTGTTTGAATTCAACTTTGTTTCATTGAATCGTGACGATCAATTCAATAAATCTTTAATCATAACAGTGTACATGTATTGGAATGATATATGTGAGAAAGATATCTTTGATATTATTGATAATGAAGTGATTATGAGAAGATTTCAAGAGATGAACACTCGTTGTGAATGTATTGGAATGACATATAAGTTGTTACTAAAGACTTtgtattattaaataaaatcttattttgcaatgattttattatttgaggTTGACCCTACTTGATGAATTTTCTGACTCCACCATTGTACATACATATCTCATCCTCCGCAACCCCATCCCCACCTCTCCCATACCCACCACCTAGATCTACCTACCCGCACtctctgatatatatatatatatcttatttttttgttacttttttttaattttatattttatatatttgattttaaaattttaactttcttaattttaattgtttataaaaaaaattaaaaatttttaattgttttttggCCTATGTGGAGTCCAAATCAGAATAAAAAATGGGATTTACAATTTTCACATTAACATTAATGGATTTACTACAAACTCAGTAACGGAGGGTCTCATTTATAGGGTTTTTATAAGTTGGGGTATCGGTCAAACAAGTCTTTAAAAGTTGGGTATGAGTTTGTAATGACCCCCATAGTTTGGGAGATTTACTGTAGttgatcatatatatatattatagggTTAGGATCAGAAAAGACACACTTTTTGACATAAATTTTGACACACTTTTAAGATTCTTAGATTTAAGCACTGTCAACGGTCGAGATTAatgataatataattttttaactttaaaaaataaaatgaaatattacttctctctcctcatctcATTTTTCGGGAATATAAACATTTCTTCCCAAAAAGTCTCTCTCCCTTCCACAAAAATACCTTCTTCTGCCATTGAAgcactctctccctcttcttcttctccaagttTCCAACTcaaaaccagaaaaataaataaataaatttgcaaTCCAAATCTGGCACCATGTTTATAATACCAACAAGACCAGAAGTTAAAACCAATTAAATCATCTTTTGGTGTAATCTTAAATTTTAAAGCTTTAGGGGTTGCTAGATCTCGACTAGTCTGTGCTGCTGTTGCTTAGCCCcccatcatcaatttttttaatttaaaaaaaaaaaggctttctaaaataaaattctatgaattaaactaaattatttttgcatatagTTAAATCAAACTGGAGTGAAAGGTGTCCTCAAATAGATAGAGCTTCAACCCTTGAAAATTTACTGAAACACATATTGGCCATTGGCCATCCTTGCAGGAGCCTTCATATCCTAAACAATTTCCTTCCAAAACCACCGACTCTCCTTCCTCTCTAATAAAAGGGATGGCTTATAAAACATCAATCTCAACATTGAACTTGCTCAAAAAAATGAGTTAACCCCATTTCATATCTTGTCAGCGCCCCTAATTGCACTCTCCATCGAAATTCCTTAGCCTGActgcgttttttttttttttttcctttaagaAGAATATTTGGTTTGACTTCTTGGAATAATAGGTTTGATTAATGAAAGGTATGTGAAGATATACACAGTTATAACATTTCTCATGCCCATCTTTTTCTGGtttaagttggagaagaagtttgataaaaaaattttaaaaaataaacgtTGGAGAATAAGAGAAAAACAAGAGGGACCAGATAAGAAGgggagaggaaaaaaaatggtaCGAAGAAAATGGGAGAACGGTTTTTCGGAAGAGAAGTATATCTTCCAAAAAAATGAGACGAGAGAGAAAtagtattttcattttattttttagagtTAATTTCAGTTTAATACCTGTGTTGTCAATTTTTTGCAATCTTGTTATGATGTTAGCCTCGCCATTAGAATTTCTGTTAGTTGCTAATGTGGCAAAGGTGGGACTCatattttaaaacataaattgattaaaatattaataaaatattacaaaccaattaaaaatatattaaaaactaaaaatattataaaattgaagaaataaaaaatctaaCCCATAACCCACCCAACCCCTTTCGCAACCCTCTCTCAACACCCACCCATTACAGCCCACTCCTAAAATCAAACCACACCAGCTCCGCCACCTCATCTCCCTCCCTCCCAACccattttcttctctcctcCCTCAAAACCCATAAAACATCCAATGCATTCACCACCCCACCCAACCATCAACCCCACCCAACATCCAACTCGCGGAGCCACTATCTAAAAACCCAAACCTATAGAAGTCCATTGGCGGCTGCCTCGCCTTCCTCGTCGCCCCAATCTGGAGTCCATCGGCAGCGAACTCCATGATATCGACACGTGTCGGCGATCTGAGCTCCATCGAAGTCGATCTCAAGAGTGGCGACCTAGTGAAGTCGTGGATCAAGTCCGACAGGTCGAGTCTAGTCATTAATGTCTCGGTCACCTACTTGAATCCAAAACCCAGTACGTCAGCGATCTCCACCGCATCTAACAACCACTTTGATGACCCAACTGCCAATTCAGTTGATCTCTGCCACCGTCAATGGCTCCAAGTGGATGAATCTCGGCAGTGgcatgaggagagagagagagagagagagaagtggcTGGTGTGGTGAAATTATTGCAGGCGCACAATCCACCCAAGAAATATAGAGATAAGTGAAGTGTTGTTCTCACGAAAActgcaattttcttttaagtaCCAAATATGATTAATTCAAAAAGtctatttgaaaaattcattaatgAGAATGATTGATCTattaaactaaattaaaacaaatatgaaaaatagaaaaatagcAATTTAATTAACGGTGGAAAATCAAGTTGATGAGACACTAGAGCATCCGATTTTACCATAACCAACTCCACTTAATCCTAATTACTACCCATGTTGACAGTTGGTTTCTCTTAATTCATTCGATATTCCCTCTCGGGCTCAACCAAAAGCATTATTAATTAACAACTCATTCTCTTTTGAGCAACGAATTTAGAAAATCAAGAACTCATTAAGTTCTATGAACATGCAAGAAAATTGCATGAGTCATGTTAATCCCTTTTGGGCACACTCATTTAAGACATGGTATTTGTTACGagaagcaaacaccaaacatctCCTCTCGGTCTCCGCTTGGATCatcaaatcaattaaatattgGTCAGATATTCAAAGCATTAAGAACAGTAACAAATACTCAACATGGAATAGTAATAAGAAACTGATATAACtataaaaattaagtattcATGGTTACGCTACATCATAACCCTAGTAAGGGAAATTAGTTCATaacaaaagagaagataaacaaaataattgtTGTCATAAAACAGATTTGGCAGATTGATTTGATCTCTGGATTCTCCACAGAAACATCTTCGTAAGCTCCAAAGCATCGTGACAGCAACtcttagctctctctctctaatataTTTGTGGgtatattgaaatatagtgaaaaaaatatggtATCAAGATGGTCCATAGAGAGAGCTTAGGGTGACCTTATAGGGGTTGTTTGACACGGTGGACTGTCATGGATTGGACTAAATTCTAGGACTGTCTTAGATTAGCTCCGATTGgcctaagctggattaagtactgacctatgtttggttctgcgtcggactaagaagctggattgtaaaaatagtgaagacctatgtttggtgctaTGTCgtcggactaaaaaataattattgtaatatttaaatttaaaaataataattttaaaaaaaacaaaaattctgaATGTTTTTAGAGGCTAAAAGtatctttaaaaaaacccCATCATATTCAGACCCAACTCAA comes from Prunus dulcis chromosome 6, ALMONDv2, whole genome shotgun sequence and encodes:
- the LOC117631746 gene encoding E3 ubiquitin-protein ligase PUB24-like, producing the protein MEEIQIPEYFICPISLQIMKDPVTVLTGITYDRESIEQWLSTTHDMSCPVTKQALPRDNALTPNHTLRRLIQQWCKENATNGVGLIPTPKLTLNKIYVSGLVQDLGVSHLQANALKKLEALALENAQRNRRSMGEAGVAKAMVLFIVRCYKEGAQRNGVLEALRILHHVWSVDDDHEVKLIVNGSNDFLESLTWVLGCDPEMDNHAILMKSEAILVMKMAMEVITASQLERLNLEFFKNIVMVSKEKICQEALKSALHVLIEACLLGRNRMKMVESGAMFQLIELELARPERHITELIFNLLANLCGCADGRAQLLKHAGGIALVSKRILRVSPATDDRAVHILSLIAMFSATHEVLQEMLLVGAVSKLCMVMQGDCTAHLKKKVRGILKLHSNVWNNSPCIAVYLVTRPR